Sequence from the Aspergillus nidulans FGSC A4 chromosome III genome:
TGCTTAGCTGCCGATTTCATGTAGGTTATGTCATGACTCTGCTGTTGGGTTGCAATCATATATCCCCACAGGTGTATGTAGGACCATGGGAAATCCTCCAGAGTGAAAGATCCTCAAGGTTCAGCATTAGTCGTCCTAGCGTTAGCTGTACGTGATGTAAGTTTCCTTGCCTTGTTGACAGGCTGATTGACCTACCGAAGTAGATTCTTAACGCTGAAATTTTTGGCGCCAGCAGCTGTATCTAAGAGTAAGTCAAATGCTTTCAAGACTACTTCTCATTGTTTATCAAATTTATTGCAGTCCTCCCCCAATGCTGTCTCAGAAGTCTTATTATTTAGGTCACATTTAAGAACAGGAGCACCTGTGCAATGTTTATGAAGACTGCAAGTCTTGAGAAGAATATTACTGACCCCTGGATGGCACCACTGCGCCCACCCGCTGGAGTAGAAAGATACTAGACGAATAGAGCGTGCACATTATATCAGCCATTTGTATATTTTCCCATAGGTTTCTGCCAACAGTGCCCGTTTATATCATGACATGGCGGCCCAGGGCAATGTGTATACATTCCGCCAAGCCGAAGCTTGATCTGAAATGTCATCAATCTGTAATTCCTGGTCAGCGAGCATTTATTTGGTCGCTAATGTAGAGGCCCGTTTTCTCCATTCATAGATATTGTTGTACTGCTGTCGTCTCTAGGGGTTGATAGAGATCTGAGGTTTGGTTCGGATGCGACGGCAATATCTTCGCATCAGGAGTGTTTCTCATAAGCGTCCATCTGATAACAGTACTTCCAAATGGATGTAGAGCTCCTGCTGAGATCAAACCCTTACAGAGACCGCGATAAACGTGTTATCCAGCCTGACTTGCCATGTACAATCTAGCCGTTGACGATCCCCGTTCAGTGAATATGATAGCGAATCTAAAACCAGCTTCAAGCGTAAGGTTGTTGCTCATTGTGGATTTGCTCACCCCCTCAGTCGGTAAATGGAGGAAAACTATCGATTATCTGTGAGGCTAGAAGGTAGAACAATGTTTCGTCGGTACGGATTCTCAGGAAGGGCAATATGCATGATCGTTCGACCAAAGTCGCTTGGGTAGGGCATAGCCCAGTATTCTGTTCCAAGAGTCGAGtgactgagattgagagACATTATTTATCTGGGAAGGACAGTATTTCATTTGCCTTAACTGAATGTTGATCTACGTAGTGTTAGCTCTATGAATCCTAGCCTAACACGCCAGTGAACCATATTTTGTAGGTGATATGGAAATGTCATGTGATGCTCATATATACCTGGAGTACAGAATGAGACCTCTGGCTAGCTTACGCCATGTGATATCGTGGCTTAGCTGGGATCTCCAACCCTGACCTTTAACATCAATTGACAGACACGCAAAAAGATATCTATCGTCAATGAGATAGATAATtaatcgtcatatggcgtccgatccttagtaggctacgttcaTGTAGTCGATATAGGTTCCTTCCGCCATTTCCCTTTCGAGCGTACATACGTAGCCACAACAGTAGGTAAGCGTCCATGATCGGATTGCGGGGAGACGGATGCGGGTAGTACATGTCGATGGTCATGTTAAGCGTAGTGTATTAGACGATTCAGCGCCATGGCTGGGATCCGACGCGTCATACTTGAGGTGCAGGTGGTGTTAGTGGTTCAGGCTCAGGGGTTTATTCATGACAAAGTATGAAGGTAGGTAGAAAACGGCAGGCTACGGACCAGACTCTTAAACAATTGCATAAATGAGACAAAGATGTAGCTCGGAGTTCGGAAATTGGATCGAGGTCGGAATTCGAGAAATTCCGGCCGGTTGGTAGATCACGTGGTCGAACTCCCAACTTCGTCGAGATCCCGCCTCCCCTTTTCCCATTCTTGGTAtcattccttcttcatcctccgtccaccatcatcatcggtAAAGAAAGTATATGCTTTTTGCCGTCCCCGCCGCCAGCCCTGCCATTCCTGTGATTTCATAGGACTCTCCGATCTCACTTGTTGACTTCAGATTGGGCACGTGCTCGCGACCGGGCCGCAAGAGCTCTTACCACTTTACTTTCGTCTTAATATCATTATTCAGTCACATATAACGCGAGTCAGGGCTGCTCAACGCTTCTCAAAAGCCCGGGAGGGAGGGCTACTCGATTCTTCGAGGGATCCCCTTTAGAAAGCGAATGTTGCGACATCATGACCGCCACGTCGCAAACCCCGCGCTGGGTTCTCAAGAAAGCAGTTCTTGTTTATGCATCCGATTTCGAGACGTTCTGTCGTGCTGACCTTAGTATTGTCCATGATCAAGCTGCCAACCAAGGATCTATCTCCCTTTCAATTCGGGCAGATCTCACTAACCTGAGCAGCAGATCACAGGCGCTGACCTTGAATATTCCCCCAGAAAGAGTGGAAGAATGTACTTTAGTTCGGAAAAGCAGAGACAACCTTTTTCCAGCTGGTTTATTTTCTATGCTCCCGGCACCCGTCAATAATGTTTCGGCCGTATCAACACTGAGTCTGAGCCTCGGTACAACCGGCATTGTTCTTTGTCCATCTGGGTTGGAGTCTTTAAGCCCAGCGACGCCAGGAGACGAGAAGATTCACTCATTTGCGAAGATCTGTCGATCCAGATCTCTCCGTATACACTTTTCCGGGCGACAGTTTGTGAATAACGAACTTGATAAGCTGCAAACCTTCTCCCATGCCTTGCAACGAAGGAGTCTTCAGACGGTGTCTTTTAACCATGCTCGCCATGGCGTGGTCGAAAGGGATTGGCGTGTCTTCAGTCTGCCGCCCGATCCACCCCCGTATTGTCAGGAGCCCGTGTCCGAGCAGGCGGATCCACCTCTATATTGCGAGCAGGCGGTTGGAAAACGGCGCAGAGGTATCTCCTCATCTTACAGTTTCATGTTCTCCTATCTTTCAGTAGCTCAATCCTAGTATCTAGATCCGCGGTCAATGTCACCCAACGGTGAAGGACGAAAAAAAGTGCtcgttccatctcctcaaccGATAGGATCTCCGACCGAAGTGAATACGCCAAGTACTCTCTCCCCGTCACCACCCTCGATTCGCCCAACCCACTTTACGCGTGTTTCTCCTGCCCCCACAGAATCTAAGAAACTAAAGTTtcttgaagatgagctgcGTGGTCTTTCCGATGACCAAATTCGCGAACTTTTATTTCGATCAGGACACCAACATCTGCTAGCCATACCCAAAGGTGTAGACCATGATCCTCAATACGATTATGAGAAAGCTAGCTTTCCCAAGGACAAGGTGCTTGAGCGCCGGCTTCAACGATatgttgatgaggtggttGAACGCCGACTTGAACAATACGTCGATAAGACGATTGAGCATCGGCTCGAACAAAACGTCGATAGGGCCATGAGTGAATGTCGTGATCAGATCTACGGCGTATACACAATAAACGAAGCCGAATTTCGTGAACAGGTTGACGATGGTAACTCCGAGGTACGCATGACGGCCGCCGAATGTATAAATGAAATTATGGAACAAGCGCAAAAATACACGCTTGAAATGGAAGAACAGGCACAACAGTACATAAATGATATCGAGGAGCTAGGTATGAAGGTTGAGATGTCCgcgaggaagaagctcaagcgaCGGTTCACTGCTTCTGCTCAGTCCCTACTTGATAGCAAGTCAAGCGCTAGCCATGGGCTAGTTACTAATGCTAGGCGCAGCTCCATTTAGACTCAGTGTTAGGTTCATATTTCTTGGAATTGCTTTCGTGCAAGTAGATTCTATTATTACTCCATAAGAAAGGTAGGTGGCTAACATAACTCTTAAGCAAGCCACCCCAAACCTGATGCTACAAGTCATGCAAGAAACCTCTCAGCTACCTCAAATCCATGTTGTCTCTGAATTCTTCTCAGGAGAAGCGGGTTGGCACTCTTGTTTTGCATTTGGTGCCCTTGTGGCAATCACATACCACATCTCGATTCGTTGACCGTAAGCTAGCTCATCACTGTTGTTACAACGAGCAAGGTTTGGTTGATGTATGATGTGTGATTAATACTCAGCAAACCGATCCAGCGCCACGTTCACGTAGACCTGGTGGAAcacatcatcctctcccaaATCCCCAACCCTTAAATCATCCAAAGCTAAACCCCCAAGCAGCCGCAACCCGCTCATCAGGTATATACCGTGACTGAGAGGAAGGACAAAGTGGGCCTTTTATTACCTATCAAGCCATCTGCAGCACCCCGCCATTGGTGTATTCAACCTCGGTGTCAGGCTGTTCTACCATGCCCATATCTATCGTCTTTGGTCGCGGCATACGCTGCGCTGCATAGCCGACCGAAGTAAGAGTCGATGGAAGTGCTCAATTCGCATTATGCCACGGAAATATTCCGTTTCTTCAATCATTAGTTGAGGTGCTTGCTAGACAAATTCTAATGATGATTGGTAATGTCATCAGGCACAGTTTATTAATACAAGGGATCTTAAATGACAGGATGCGAGGTTATCCGGCACACAGGATATATTATGGAATAAAGGAAGGTTCGGGAACGAAGAATGCGACTTGCGTTATAACCATCATGGGCTGCTTGTAGATGTTAAGTACACCACTTATTGTTTTATAAAATCTACTTGACGCTGGGGCTATGCCTGGCCAAATAGCCCCTCTCTCGCCTCATGCTCTGTAAGCAGGGGTCTTCATTTGGTAATAGCTTGGTGTCGGTTAGCGCTTACTGTGCAGTATACCTCGCTTTAGCACGACACTTGTATTGAGTATAGAGTAGTGGGGAAGTGTCGGACCTTCCCCGGCCGCCAAGGATCGGTGCATGCGGAGTTCTTCACGTCGTATATAACATCACTCTGCGCTGGAAGCCCGGGGTAAGTGAATGGTAACTATCCAGGGAGCTGGTATTGCCATCGTGATCAAGGGTGCGCTTCACAATGGCCGTCCAGACTGAACGCGATGGTCAGGTTAGTAATGAGGAGGTCAGGCCCAAGATAATTCGGGctattgacgaagaggatagcCCTACGGACGCCAAAGTAGGTCGTGCCTTCCAACGTGCAAAATGATCATAAGCAACTGCAGATAATCTGACCACACAAGACAGTACCCCCACTACCTCCCTGTCTGGGACCACGCAGACAACCTTCCCCCTCTAGAGCCCTTCACGCACCATGACCCCGGCAAAAACGCCGACCCGTCTCTCAAAGATCTCCTCATTCCAGGTGTGACTGTAAAGAGGCTTACTCCCACAACCGGCAGTGAGATCACTGGAATCCAGCTCTCCTCACTTACGGACAAAGCAAAAGATCAACTTGCGCTTTTTGCTGCCCAGCGTAAAGTCCTTGTGTTTCGCGATCAGGATTTCGCCGATCTCCCGATTGATCAAGCCGTTGCCTTTGGTGGATATTTCGGAAGGCATCATGTGCACACAACTGCCGGGGTACCAGAGGGATATCCGGAGGTCCATGTCGTGTATATGATGGATACAAAGAACGGGGACTTTGCGACCTTTTTAGCTGGCAAAAATAGCACGGTGCTCTGGCATTCGGACGTCACATATGATGAGCAGCCGCCGGGTATGACAATTCTCTACGCGCTTGAATTGCCCGAGGTGGGTGGGGATACAGCCTTTGCGAACCAGGTGGAGGCATATAAGCGGCTTTCACCCGCGCTACGGGAGCGGTTGCATGGGCTAAAGGGGGTTCATGATGGTGTTTCACAGGCGGAGCCCTACTATCGTGCAGGAAGATTGGTCCGGAGGGAGCCAGTAATTGTTGAGCATCCACTTGTCCGGACACATCCAGTGACAGGGGAGAAGGCACTTTTTGTCAATGCATGTGAGTCCCTCTGCCCTTCCACACTTGAGTGCCGGGTTATTGAAGACACTGACTGGGGTAGTGACGACGAGAATTGtcgggatgaagaaggaggagagtgATATGTTGCTGGGCTTCTTGATGAATCATATTGGGCATTGCCTGGAACACCAAGTCCGGGTGCGGTGGGAGCCAAAGACGGTTGTCATTTGGGATGTAAGTACACCATATGCCGTCATGCTTGTGCATCACCCTGACAAGAATAGAACCGTGTCACTGCGCACACTGCGATCGTCGACTGGAGAACTCGTGAGCGTCGGCACCTGGCACGCCTCACTCCCCAGGCTGAGCGTCCATTTGAGACGCCGTATG
This genomic interval carries:
- a CDS encoding uncharacterized protein (transcript_id=CADANIAT00006473), whose translation is MTATSQTPRWVLKKAVLVYASDFETFCRADLSIVHDQAANQGSISLSIRADLTNLSSRSQALTLNIPPERVEECTLVRKSRDNLFPAGLFSMLPAPVNNVSAVSTLSLSLGTTGIVLCPSGLESLSPATPGDEKIHSFAKICRSRSLRIHFSGRQFVNNELDKLQTFSHALQRRSLQTVSFNHARHGVVERDWRVFSLPPDPPPYCQEPVSEQADPPLYCEQAVGKRRRDPRSMSPNGEGRKKVLVPSPQPIGSPTEVNTPSTLSPSPPSIRPTHFTRVSPAPTESKKLKFLEDELRGLSDDQIRELLFRSGHQHLLAIPKGVDHDPQYDYEKASFPKDKVLERRLQRYVDEVVERRLEQYVDKTIEHRLEQNVDRAMSECRDQIYGVYTINEAEFREQVDDGNSEVRMTAAECINEIMEQAQKYTLEMEEQAQQYINDIEELGMKVEMSARKKLKRRFTASAQSLLDSKSSASHGLVTNARRSSI
- a CDS encoding TauD/TfdA dioxygenase family protein (transcript_id=CADANIAT00006474); amino-acid sequence: MAVQTERDGQVSNEEVRPKIIRAIDEEDSPTDAKYPHYLPVWDHADNLPPLEPFTHHDPGKNADPSLKDLLIPGVTVKRLTPTTGSEITGIQLSSLTDKAKDQLALFAAQRKVLVFRDQDFADLPIDQAVAFGGYFGRHHVHTTAGVPEGYPEVHVVYMMDTKNGDFATFLAGKNSTVLWHSDVTYDEQPPGMTILYALELPEVGGDTAFANQVEAYKRLSPALRERLHGLKGVHDGVSQAEPYYRAGRLVRREPVIVEHPLVRTHPVTGEKALFVNALTTRIVGMKKEESDMLLGFLMNHIGHCLEHQVRVRWEPKTVVIWDNRTVSLRTLRSSTGELVSVGTWHASLPRLSVHLRRPTMADYGGTLCFFKILRRYNTHRNFQTLRVMVGLQFRDSLGLAAGKVPGGRPAWALGLSVTPRAEASGDAA